Proteins encoded together in one Lysinibacillus sp. FSL K6-0232 window:
- a CDS encoding TraR/DksA C4-type zinc finger protein produces MNQQVMQKLKRQLEQELQEIEQRLDESERPQTTELSNYDNHPADNASDLTDQLTEMAIDEHRSDDAEEIKQALQAMKDGTYGTCVVCGEEIPTGRLEAMPKALTCVEHAEKKEEQLRPVEEDLLASTPKSNDFIELEEFGSSDTPQDKI; encoded by the coding sequence GTGAATCAACAAGTAATGCAAAAATTGAAAAGACAATTGGAGCAAGAATTACAAGAAATTGAACAGCGACTAGATGAATCCGAACGACCACAAACAACAGAGCTATCTAATTATGATAATCATCCAGCAGATAATGCTAGCGATTTAACAGATCAGTTGACGGAAATGGCTATTGATGAGCATCGCAGTGATGACGCAGAGGAAATTAAACAAGCATTACAAGCAATGAAGGATGGAACATATGGGACATGTGTTGTCTGTGGTGAGGAAATTCCTACAGGACGTTTAGAGGCTATGCCAAAAGCATTGACCTGTGTGGAGCATGCAGAGAAAAAAGAAGAACAGCTACGACCAGTGGAAGAGGATTTGCTAGCTTCAACACCTAAATCAAATGACTTTATAGAGCTTGAGGAATTTGGCTCTTCAGATACACCGCAAGATAAAATTTAG
- a CDS encoding MerR family transcriptional regulator, translating into MEYTIQELANLSGVSTRTLRYYDEIGLLKPARTNEAGYRFYSQVEVDMLQQILFYRALDMKLSTIQDIIQAPNFQHFEALKAHQVALQKRKKQLEEILQTVEKTIQSIEEERPMSNEEKFKGFKEKLIADNEKQYGQEIREKYGDETVDASNAKLMNMTEQQYQEMQQLEQQMFERLTEAMELGDATSDIAMEVAELHKRWLSFTWKEYSKEAHAGLAQMYIADERFAAYYNERGTTGAVQFLHDAIIAYTSK; encoded by the coding sequence ATGGAATATACCATTCAGGAGCTTGCGAATTTGTCAGGTGTGAGTACAAGAACACTGCGCTATTATGATGAAATTGGGTTACTAAAGCCAGCAAGAACAAATGAGGCAGGCTATCGTTTTTACAGTCAGGTTGAAGTCGATATGTTACAGCAAATTTTATTTTATAGAGCACTGGATATGAAGCTATCGACGATTCAGGATATTATTCAAGCACCTAATTTTCAGCACTTTGAGGCACTGAAAGCACATCAAGTAGCATTGCAAAAACGCAAGAAACAGCTTGAAGAAATCTTACAAACAGTGGAAAAAACAATACAATCTATCGAGGAGGAACGACCAATGTCAAATGAAGAAAAATTTAAAGGCTTTAAAGAAAAGTTAATCGCAGATAATGAAAAGCAATATGGTCAAGAAATACGTGAAAAATATGGCGATGAAACAGTGGATGCTTCGAATGCTAAGCTTATGAATATGACTGAGCAGCAATATCAAGAAATGCAACAGCTAGAGCAGCAAATGTTTGAACGTTTAACAGAGGCGATGGAGCTTGGTGATGCGACAAGTGATATTGCTATGGAAGTAGCTGAGCTGCATAAAAGGTGGCTAAGCTTTACATGGAAGGAATATTCGAAAGAAGCACATGCAGGGCTTGCACAAATGTATATAGCAGATGAACGTTTTGCAGCATACTATAATGAGCGTGGTACAACAGGAGCAGTACAGTTTTTACATGATGCTATTATAGCCTACACAAGTAAGTAA
- a CDS encoding double zinc ribbon domain-containing protein, whose amino-acid sequence MKCPNCQHENAMDGKFCTDCGRKLTNSSLRKQGIPTWAIIVLSVCFIATCA is encoded by the coding sequence ATGAAATGTCCAAATTGTCAGCATGAAAACGCTATGGACGGCAAGTTTTGCACAGACTGTGGTCGCAAACTTACTAATTCATCATTACGCAAGCAAGGTATTCCTACATGGGCAATTATCGTATTATCAGTCTGCTTTATTGCAACATGTGCCTAG
- a CDS encoding TcaA NTF2-like domain-containing protein, whose product MNETDALLAGQFVQAFRLYYEMALNEGDFYWIADSLTEEYVNDIAYQDHYFFFAGNEILDVQYSNGQYYIEINRIFDFYDAQDNYQFYDRYKIYTVITVHIKLQILKFTTFNVIKKCSE is encoded by the coding sequence ATGAACGAAACGGATGCCCTATTAGCAGGGCAATTCGTGCAAGCATTCCGGCTTTATTATGAAATGGCACTCAATGAAGGTGATTTTTACTGGATTGCCGATAGCCTTACAGAGGAATATGTGAATGACATTGCATACCAAGATCATTATTTCTTTTTTGCAGGCAATGAGATACTAGATGTTCAATATTCAAATGGTCAATACTATATAGAAATAAATAGAATATTTGATTTCTACGATGCACAAGATAACTATCAATTCTATGATCGCTATAAGATCTATACGGTGATTACGGTGCATATAAAATTGCAAATATTAAAATTCACTACTTTCAATGTAATCAAAAAGTGCAGCGAATGA